One window of the Nocardia huaxiensis genome contains the following:
- a CDS encoding serine hydrolase domain-containing protein: MRIVPAVLIVMAVLGSTGCSVVEMGGQPQVLGPTDVVSPDRVDRVRADIDEVVRSGTAGMIATLTENGQTVTLTSGVSDIRTGAPIPMTPQQVRVGSIAKTFVATIVVQLAAEDRIRLDEPIDTYLPGQITGDGVDGRQITVRQLLQHRSGLPEFSSDPEIDEYRAGVEGATMTPAQELRIALRHPAQFAPGTRFVYTNTNYLVAAMLIEKVTGRAYSDVLRERITDVLALPDTYLPSAGELDIRGPHPQSYATIDGVRTDVTRIEPSVPWAAGALVSTGADLNHFYMSLLAGKLVSGNYLQQMVAGDSAMEGTSFKYGLGLGSAELSCGAQYFGHTGGIVGYLTISGATPQGRAVTITFTEPPGTQPDTVALLEHALC, translated from the coding sequence ATGCGAATCGTGCCGGCGGTACTCATCGTGATGGCAGTGCTCGGGTCCACCGGCTGCTCGGTGGTGGAGATGGGCGGGCAGCCGCAGGTCCTGGGACCCACCGACGTCGTCTCGCCGGATCGGGTGGACCGGGTGCGCGCGGATATCGACGAGGTGGTGCGGTCCGGAACCGCGGGGATGATCGCCACCCTGACCGAGAACGGGCAGACCGTCACCCTCACCTCCGGGGTATCCGATATCCGCACCGGTGCGCCGATCCCCATGACGCCGCAGCAGGTTCGGGTCGGCAGCATTGCCAAGACCTTCGTCGCGACCATCGTGGTGCAGCTGGCCGCCGAGGACAGGATTCGCCTCGACGAGCCGATCGACACCTATCTGCCGGGGCAGATCACCGGTGACGGCGTGGACGGGCGGCAGATCACCGTGCGGCAGCTGCTCCAACATCGCAGTGGCCTACCGGAATTCAGCAGCGACCCCGAGATCGACGAATACCGCGCGGGGGTGGAGGGGGCCACGATGACCCCGGCCCAGGAGCTGCGGATCGCGCTGCGGCATCCCGCGCAGTTCGCGCCCGGCACCCGGTTCGTCTACACCAACACCAACTACCTCGTGGCGGCCATGCTCATCGAGAAGGTCACGGGCCGAGCGTATTCCGATGTGTTACGGGAGCGCATCACCGACGTTCTGGCCTTGCCGGACACCTATCTGCCGTCGGCCGGTGAGCTCGATATCCGCGGCCCGCACCCGCAGTCGTACGCGACCATCGACGGTGTCCGTACCGATGTCACACGCATCGAACCGTCCGTGCCGTGGGCGGCGGGTGCGCTGGTGTCCACCGGCGCCGATCTCAATCACTTCTATATGTCGCTGCTCGCCGGAAAGCTGGTGTCCGGCAATTATTTACAGCAGATGGTCGCCGGTGATTCCGCGATGGAGGGCACCTCGTTCAAGTACGGCCTCGGCCTCGGTTCGGCCGAGCTGTCCTGCGGCGCACAGTACTTCGGCCACACCGGCGGCATTGTCGGATACCTGACGATCTCGGGTGCGACCCCGCAGGGCCGTGCGGTGACGATCACCTTCACCGAACCGCCCGGAACCCAGCCCGACACGGTGGCCCTGCTCGAGCATGCGCTGTGCTGA
- a CDS encoding SRPBCC domain-containing protein → MAFVIDITVDIDAPAELVWQVLTDVDKYGEWNPFVPACATTLEPGTPIDMQVVLIGSTPRAQREYIRSCTPGHEFSYSMKPAPLGLLRSHRSHTITDLGDGRTRYESHFQLEGPVAPIVGGLLGSALRRGFGGMTAGVKQRAEALHAPTRG, encoded by the coding sequence ATGGCCTTCGTCATCGACATCACCGTGGACATCGACGCCCCCGCCGAACTGGTGTGGCAGGTTCTCACCGACGTGGACAAGTACGGCGAGTGGAACCCCTTCGTCCCCGCGTGCGCGACCACCCTGGAACCGGGCACGCCGATCGACATGCAGGTGGTGCTCATCGGGTCCACGCCGCGCGCACAGCGCGAGTACATCCGATCCTGCACACCCGGCCACGAATTCAGCTACAGCATGAAGCCCGCGCCGCTGGGCCTGCTGCGCAGCCACCGCTCGCACACGATCACCGATCTCGGCGACGGGCGCACACGGTATGAATCGCACTTCCAGCTCGAGGGCCCGGTCGCCCCGATCGTCGGCGGGCTGCTCGGCTCCGCCCTGCGCCGCGGCTTCGGCGGCATGACCGCAGGTGTCAAGCAGCGCGCCGAGGCGCTGCACGCCCCCACCCGCGGCTGA
- a CDS encoding PaaI family thioesterase, with product MTMTHALRTRTHTWQPRPETTPDLRGLTGREILQALVDGQLPAASIMSTLGFRLLEVGDGTVVFEGDPGDHLLNPMGTVHGGFMATLLDSALGSAVMSKLPAGTAYTTMQLNINLLRAVQSDTPALRCIGTAIHVGRTTATAEARILGTHDGKLYAHATTTCAILRG from the coding sequence ATGACCATGACGCACGCCCTGCGGACCCGCACCCACACCTGGCAGCCCCGGCCGGAGACGACGCCCGACCTCCGGGGCCTGACCGGCCGCGAGATCCTGCAGGCTCTGGTGGACGGACAGCTCCCGGCAGCATCGATCATGAGCACCTTGGGTTTCCGGCTCCTCGAGGTCGGCGACGGCACCGTCGTCTTCGAAGGCGATCCGGGCGATCACCTGCTCAATCCCATGGGCACCGTGCACGGCGGCTTCATGGCCACCCTCCTCGATTCCGCCCTCGGCTCGGCGGTCATGAGCAAACTTCCCGCAGGCACCGCGTACACGACCATGCAGCTGAACATCAATCTGCTGCGGGCCGTCCAGTCCGACACCCCGGCCCTGCGCTGCATCGGCACCGCCATCCACGTCGGCCGCACCACCGCCACCGCGGAAGCCCGCATCCTCGGCACCCACGACGGCAAGCTCTACGCGCACGCCACCACCACCTGCGCGATCCTGCGCGGCTGA
- a CDS encoding GlxA family transcriptional regulator, with protein sequence MKVTVLVADGVFDSGVSAVLDVLHSANALSRQMDSPPAGFEIHTVGVQQTVRTGLGHRIDAEPPRAARDADMVVLPALAERDPSRLLGKVASPRLRPIRELLAEARARQIPLASSCTGTFLLAESGVLDGLRATTSWWLSPVFRDRYPKVDLDESRMVTSCDGVTTAGAAFSHLDLALAIVAVQSPALADLVRSYLVIDDRAAQSAYAIPSALTRYDPLVSRFEQWVRDRLDDSVSIAAAAHDLGVSERTLQRTVVRTLGCTPIRLVQNLRVEQATHLLRTTDMSLTAVARTVGYESPSALRILLRDRVGTTVRELRRHS encoded by the coding sequence ATGAAGGTGACGGTGCTGGTCGCGGACGGCGTCTTCGACTCCGGGGTGTCGGCGGTGCTCGACGTGCTGCACTCCGCCAATGCGCTGAGTCGCCAAATGGACAGTCCACCAGCCGGTTTCGAGATCCATACGGTAGGCGTGCAGCAGACCGTCCGCACCGGATTGGGGCATCGGATCGATGCCGAACCGCCGCGCGCGGCACGCGATGCCGACATGGTGGTGTTGCCCGCCCTGGCCGAACGCGACCCTTCGCGCCTGCTCGGCAAGGTCGCCTCGCCGCGGCTGCGCCCCATCCGGGAGCTGCTGGCCGAAGCTCGCGCCCGGCAGATTCCGCTCGCGTCCTCCTGCACCGGCACCTTCCTGCTGGCCGAATCCGGTGTGCTCGACGGCTTGCGGGCCACCACCAGCTGGTGGCTGTCGCCGGTCTTCCGTGACCGCTACCCGAAGGTCGATCTCGACGAATCCCGCATGGTCACCAGCTGCGACGGCGTCACCACGGCCGGCGCGGCCTTCAGTCATCTGGATCTGGCGCTGGCCATTGTGGCCGTGCAGAGTCCCGCGCTGGCCGATCTGGTGCGCAGCTATCTCGTCATCGACGATCGCGCGGCGCAGTCCGCGTACGCCATCCCGAGCGCGCTCACCCGATACGACCCGCTGGTCTCGCGCTTCGAGCAGTGGGTGCGCGACCGGCTCGACGATTCGGTGAGCATTGCCGCGGCCGCCCACGACCTCGGGGTCAGCGAACGCACCCTGCAACGCACGGTGGTCCGCACGCTGGGCTGCACCCCGATTCGACTGGTGCAGAACCTGCGTGTGGAGCAGGCCACCCACCTGCTGCGCACCACCGACATGTCGCTGACGGCGGTCGCACGGACCGTCGGCTACGAGAGTCCCAGCGCCCTGCGGATTCTGCTGCGCGACCGGGTCGGCACCACGGTGCGGGAGCTGCGCCGGCACAGCTGA
- a CDS encoding NUDIX hydrolase: MRTEREQRLIDTVAWVRIEGGRILCARPRGKDVFYIPGGKREGAETDLETLLREIDEELTVALLPDTVTHVGTYEAAIPDALVRMACYTADYTGTLAASSEIDEIAWFTYADRPQVPPVDQLLFDDLRQAGLISY, from the coding sequence ATGCGGACGGAGCGGGAGCAGCGGCTGATCGACACGGTGGCGTGGGTGCGCATTGAGGGCGGGCGCATCCTGTGCGCGCGCCCGCGCGGCAAGGACGTCTTCTATATCCCGGGCGGGAAACGCGAAGGCGCCGAGACCGATCTGGAAACGCTGCTGCGCGAGATCGACGAGGAGTTGACCGTCGCGCTGCTGCCGGACACCGTCACGCATGTCGGCACCTACGAGGCCGCCATCCCGGATGCCCTGGTGCGCATGGCCTGCTACACCGCCGACTACACCGGCACCCTCGCGGCGAGCTCCGAGATCGACGAGATCGCCTGGTTCACCTACGCCGACCGCCCGCAGGTGCCGCCCGTCGACCAGCTGCTCTTCGATGATCTCCGGCAAGCGGGTCTGATCAGCTATTAG
- a CDS encoding HNH endonuclease family protein — MLQKKQSRTRKLVAALVSILVAVAVAVVVAYLEKGSDTGQGAPTAPDRVPVSSKDVTDMLAKLAVAQEAPMTGYSREKFPHWDTNKAEHGFGDQFTQYAKCTTREVMMLRDATGAVTLDAKTCELKVGSGGGWRDQYGVLDKKTGKLKEYKFITDPSGVDAEHIVPLAEAWRSGADKKDEATRRGIANDAINLVASDPTANRSKGDQDAANYLPPGKFRCAYVYRYINIKLKYGLTVDSAEQAALRTAVDTCVREGGFG; from the coding sequence ATGTTGCAGAAGAAGCAGTCACGCACCCGGAAGCTCGTCGCAGCACTGGTGTCGATCCTCGTCGCCGTGGCCGTGGCGGTCGTCGTCGCCTACCTCGAAAAGGGGTCCGATACCGGACAGGGCGCGCCCACCGCGCCCGACAGGGTCCCGGTGTCGAGCAAGGACGTCACCGACATGCTCGCGAAACTGGCTGTCGCACAGGAAGCGCCGATGACCGGCTACAGCCGGGAGAAGTTCCCGCACTGGGACACCAACAAGGCCGAGCACGGTTTCGGCGATCAGTTCACGCAGTACGCCAAGTGCACGACGCGCGAGGTGATGATGCTGCGCGACGCCACCGGCGCGGTGACGCTGGACGCCAAAACCTGTGAGCTGAAGGTCGGTTCCGGCGGCGGCTGGCGAGATCAGTACGGAGTCCTGGACAAGAAGACCGGGAAACTCAAGGAGTACAAGTTCATTACCGACCCCTCGGGGGTGGACGCCGAGCACATCGTCCCGCTGGCCGAGGCGTGGCGCTCGGGCGCGGACAAGAAGGACGAGGCCACGCGGCGCGGCATCGCCAACGACGCCATCAACCTGGTGGCCTCGGATCCGACGGCCAATCGCTCCAAGGGTGATCAGGACGCGGCGAACTATCTGCCGCCCGGAAAGTTCCGGTGTGCCTATGTCTATCGCTACATCAACATCAAACTAAAGTATGGATTGACCGTCGATTCCGCTGAACAGGCTGCGCTGCGCACCGCCGTGGACACCTGTGTTCGTGAAGGAGGGTTCGGATAA
- a CDS encoding winged helix DNA-binding domain-containing protein has product MRVTWDQVFAWRMRRQFVEPRAKADAVEIARRLCGVQSQVASAAETAVALRSSTGEPGAVAAALADRTLMKTWTMRGTLHALTPEQAAAGASLMGATRIWEKAAWTKNFGPTPAEMDALVEAVGEILDSAVLTRDELVTALVAEPRFKRLEDALRNSWGGLLKPLAWRGALCYGPSQGNTVTFTNPAHLIPAWPGIPDPDAAAPGFIADYLAAYGPATPEIFDAWLTRNNHRKTVVRRWFAELGDRLTEVDVEGRPGYILTDHADELAAIKPKPIVRLLGSFDQYVLGPGTGDAALLPSAHRPKVSRAAGWISPLVVVNGRIVGTWETSGEELTVTMFDNAPAPMAELEREAPHVARALGQSQLKVRTA; this is encoded by the coding sequence ATGCGGGTTACGTGGGATCAGGTGTTCGCGTGGCGGATGCGGCGGCAGTTCGTGGAGCCGCGGGCCAAGGCCGATGCGGTCGAAATCGCGCGGCGGCTGTGCGGCGTGCAGTCGCAGGTCGCCTCCGCCGCGGAAACCGCTGTCGCACTGCGCAGCAGCACGGGCGAGCCGGGGGCGGTGGCGGCAGCCTTGGCGGATCGCACGCTGATGAAAACCTGGACCATGCGCGGCACCCTGCACGCTCTCACTCCTGAGCAGGCCGCCGCCGGCGCGTCGCTCATGGGCGCCACCCGCATTTGGGAAAAGGCCGCCTGGACAAAGAATTTCGGGCCGACCCCCGCCGAGATGGACGCCCTGGTCGAGGCTGTCGGCGAGATTCTCGACAGCGCGGTCCTCACTCGCGACGAGCTGGTCACGGCCCTCGTCGCCGAACCCCGTTTCAAGCGCCTCGAGGATGCCCTCCGCAATAGCTGGGGCGGCCTGCTCAAGCCCTTGGCCTGGCGCGGAGCCCTCTGCTACGGCCCCTCCCAGGGCAATACGGTCACCTTCACCAACCCTGCCCATCTCATCCCCGCCTGGCCCGGCATCCCCGACCCGGATGCCGCCGCCCCCGGCTTCATCGCCGACTACCTGGCCGCCTACGGCCCCGCCACCCCCGAAATCTTCGATGCCTGGCTCACCCGCAACAACCACCGCAAGACCGTGGTCCGCCGCTGGTTCGCCGAGCTGGGTGACCGCCTCACCGAGGTGGACGTCGAAGGCCGCCCCGGCTACATCCTCACCGACCACGCCGACGAACTGGCCGCCATCAAACCCAAACCGATTGTGCGCCTACTGGGTTCGTTCGACCAGTACGTCCTGGGCCCCGGCACCGGCGACGCGGCCCTGCTCCCGTCCGCCCACCGCCCGAAGGTCAGCCGCGCGGCCGGTTGGATCTCTCCACTGGTGGTGGTGAACGGCCGCATCGTGGGCACCTGGGAAACCTCGGGTGAAGAGCTCACCGTCACCATGTTCGACAACGCCCCCGCCCCCATGGCGGAATTGGAGCGCGAGGCCCCGCACGTCGCCCGCGCCCTCGGCCAGTCACAACTGAAAGTTCGTACTGCATAG
- a CDS encoding Lrp/AsnC family transcriptional regulator → MPAMLLPGPAPVTTVRPLRRNPASAYPEPVESVMLNPVDRGLLHALQIDGRAPFARIAEVLDVSDRTVARRYARLRAHGLLRVTGVPDSQRLGYSEWLVRVRVRPGAAAGVAQALARRPDTAWVSTLSSGAELAAIFRIPDDGAAPLDLLARHQGITAVDAQLLLPLTTDRWRGRTAALTPAQIDALRTASVELTPISRLSGRLVSAHAPRVLALTELDRRLLPVLALEGRAGYPNLSRAVGWSESAVRRRLEELRHNRILRFDVEVAATAFGFRAQAALWLAVTPARVAAVAAQLAEHRETAFVGATTGETNLIAIVVCHDAPALFRYLNTTVAALDGIERVESAVITGIAKRSAPPWEHSS, encoded by the coding sequence ATGCCCGCGATGCTGCTGCCCGGCCCGGCCCCGGTCACCACGGTCCGTCCGCTGCGCCGGAATCCGGCATCGGCCTACCCTGAACCGGTGGAATCGGTCATGCTCAACCCCGTCGACCGGGGCCTGCTGCACGCGCTGCAGATCGACGGCCGCGCGCCCTTCGCCCGCATCGCCGAGGTCCTGGACGTCTCCGACCGCACCGTCGCACGCCGCTACGCCCGGCTGCGCGCGCACGGCCTGCTGCGTGTCACCGGCGTCCCTGACAGTCAGCGCCTCGGCTACTCCGAATGGCTTGTGCGAGTGCGGGTCCGCCCCGGCGCGGCGGCCGGTGTCGCGCAAGCCCTGGCCCGCCGACCGGACACGGCCTGGGTGAGCACGTTGTCCAGTGGTGCGGAACTGGCCGCCATCTTCCGAATCCCGGACGACGGCGCGGCCCCGCTCGACCTGCTCGCCCGGCATCAAGGGATCACGGCGGTGGACGCACAACTGCTGCTGCCCCTGACCACCGATCGATGGCGGGGTCGCACCGCCGCGCTGACCCCGGCCCAAATCGACGCGCTCCGAACCGCATCGGTGGAGCTCACACCGATTTCCCGACTGTCCGGACGCCTCGTATCAGCCCACGCTCCTCGCGTTCTGGCCCTGACCGAACTGGACCGTCGCCTGCTGCCCGTGCTGGCCCTCGAGGGCCGCGCCGGCTACCCGAATCTGTCGCGCGCAGTGGGCTGGTCGGAGTCCGCCGTTCGCCGTCGCTTGGAGGAGTTGCGGCACAATCGAATTCTGCGTTTCGACGTGGAGGTCGCCGCTACCGCGTTCGGGTTCCGGGCGCAGGCCGCGCTGTGGCTGGCCGTCACACCGGCTCGGGTCGCCGCCGTGGCAGCACAGCTGGCCGAGCATCGCGAGACGGCGTTCGTGGGTGCGACAACGGGCGAAACCAATCTGATCGCCATCGTCGTGTGCCACGATGCGCCCGCGCTGTTTCGCTACCTCAACACCACGGTGGCGGCGCTCGACGGGATCGAACGCGTCGAGTCCGCGGTGATCACCGGCATTGCCAAGCGGTCCGCGCCGCCGTGGGAGCACAGTTCGTGA
- a CDS encoding NAD(P)H-dependent flavin oxidoreductase, with product MRTEICDRLGIDVPIFAFTHCRDVAAAVSNAGGLGVLGAVGFTAEQLEVELTWLDEHVTGVYGVDLVIPSKYEGKGVDGLSPEELEAKLGELVPQGHRDFAEQILTDHGVPHLPPEEHHNQLLGWTATTVAPQIEVILKHPKAKLVANALGTPPDDVIKQIQDSGRLIGALCGSVKHALNHKNAGLDFVVMQGTEGGGHCGEVSSMVLWPQVIDAIGDMPALAAGGIGNGRQVAAAMAMGAAGAWTGSLWLTVEEANVPPAQMQTYIDATSHDTVRSRSWTGKPCRMLKNDWTEAWEQADTPNPLPMPLQMMVALDGVKRGHRYPEAAKDVNFNPVGQVVGMMNKVERSADVVQRLITEYLESCERLNKLNNA from the coding sequence ATGCGTACCGAGATCTGCGATCGGCTGGGCATCGACGTCCCCATCTTCGCGTTCACACACTGCCGCGACGTGGCGGCCGCGGTCAGCAATGCCGGCGGTCTGGGCGTACTCGGCGCGGTCGGCTTCACCGCTGAACAGCTCGAGGTGGAGCTGACCTGGCTCGACGAGCACGTCACCGGCGTCTACGGCGTGGACCTGGTCATCCCCTCCAAGTACGAGGGCAAGGGCGTCGACGGGCTGTCGCCGGAGGAGCTGGAAGCCAAACTGGGCGAACTGGTTCCGCAGGGACACCGGGATTTCGCGGAGCAGATCCTCACCGACCACGGCGTGCCGCACCTGCCGCCGGAGGAGCACCACAACCAGCTGCTCGGCTGGACGGCCACCACCGTCGCGCCGCAGATCGAGGTCATTCTCAAGCACCCCAAGGCCAAGCTGGTCGCGAACGCGCTGGGCACCCCGCCCGATGACGTGATCAAGCAGATCCAGGACTCCGGCCGCCTGATCGGCGCGCTGTGCGGCTCGGTCAAGCACGCGCTCAACCACAAGAACGCCGGACTCGACTTCGTCGTCATGCAGGGCACCGAGGGTGGCGGCCACTGCGGCGAGGTCTCCTCGATGGTGTTGTGGCCGCAGGTGATCGACGCCATCGGCGATATGCCCGCGCTGGCCGCCGGCGGTATCGGCAATGGCCGTCAGGTCGCGGCCGCCATGGCCATGGGTGCGGCGGGCGCGTGGACCGGCTCGTTGTGGCTGACGGTCGAGGAGGCCAATGTGCCGCCCGCGCAGATGCAGACCTACATCGACGCCACCAGCCACGACACCGTGCGCTCGCGCTCGTGGACCGGCAAGCCGTGCCGCATGCTCAAGAACGACTGGACCGAAGCCTGGGAACAGGCCGACACCCCCAACCCGCTGCCCATGCCGCTGCAGATGATGGTGGCGCTGGACGGTGTCAAGCGCGGGCACCGGTACCCGGAGGCCGCCAAGGACGTGAACTTCAATCCGGTCGGTCAGGTCGTCGGCATGATGAACAAGGTCGAGCGTTCGGCCGACGTCGTGCAGCGACTGATCACCGAATACCTCGAGTCCTGCGAGCGCTTGAACAAGCTCAACAACGCGTAA
- a CDS encoding FAD-dependent monooxygenase, translated as MRILISGASIAGPVLAYWLTRYGFTVTVVEKAPTLRKTGGHAVDLFRPSMRISEEMGVLPRIMAHATGTERLVLHAPRRSISLDMSRIFQAATDRHVEIMRDDLSEIYYDATRNDVEYVFGDSIAAISPEGRVRFDSGAARDFDLVVGADGLRSNVRNLVFGAVPEHFLGGYLAVASGPREAAVPGEFTSHMEVGRVAGIYTAECLTDSRILFLFRPERPLDYDHRDPAQQKRFVREAFGGLAPQVDSWLAELDDTAAFYFDSITQLRLEQWSRDRVTLVGDAAYCPGPAVGGSTSLAIVGAHTLAGELAVAGGDHRIAFPAYERAMAESVRGSRKFAMRAAKTLVPTSAFGLHALVQAARIVNALPTGLSRAATKLGGNLRLHDSLPVREYPQGRTQLHGTDHQS; from the coding sequence ATGCGAATCCTCATCTCCGGTGCGAGCATTGCCGGGCCCGTGCTGGCCTACTGGCTGACCCGGTACGGGTTCACCGTCACCGTGGTCGAGAAGGCTCCGACGCTACGCAAGACCGGCGGCCACGCGGTCGATCTGTTCCGGCCGTCCATGCGGATCTCCGAGGAGATGGGCGTGCTGCCGCGAATCATGGCGCACGCCACCGGAACCGAGCGCCTGGTTCTGCACGCGCCGCGCCGCAGCATCAGCCTCGACATGAGCCGGATCTTTCAGGCCGCCACGGACCGGCATGTCGAGATCATGCGCGACGACCTCAGCGAAATCTATTACGACGCAACACGAAACGATGTGGAGTATGTGTTCGGCGACTCCATCGCCGCCATCTCACCCGAGGGCCGCGTGCGCTTCGACAGTGGCGCGGCCCGCGACTTCGATCTCGTGGTCGGCGCGGACGGGCTGCGATCGAATGTCCGGAACCTGGTTTTCGGTGCGGTGCCCGAGCATTTCCTCGGCGGTTATCTGGCGGTGGCCTCCGGCCCGCGCGAGGCGGCGGTGCCCGGCGAGTTCACCTCCCACATGGAGGTCGGGCGGGTCGCCGGGATCTACACGGCCGAGTGCCTCACCGATTCCCGGATACTGTTCCTGTTCCGGCCCGAACGCCCGCTCGACTACGACCATCGGGATCCCGCGCAGCAGAAGCGATTCGTCCGCGAAGCCTTCGGCGGACTGGCCCCGCAGGTCGACAGCTGGCTCGCGGAGTTGGATGACACCGCGGCCTTCTACTTCGACTCCATCACCCAGCTCCGGCTCGAACAGTGGTCCCGCGATCGGGTGACGCTCGTGGGCGATGCCGCCTACTGCCCCGGCCCCGCCGTCGGCGGCAGCACCAGCCTGGCGATCGTCGGAGCCCACACCCTCGCCGGGGAGCTCGCCGTCGCCGGTGGCGACCATAGGATCGCCTTCCCCGCCTACGAGCGGGCCATGGCCGAATCGGTGCGCGGCAGCAGGAAATTCGCCATGCGGGCGGCCAAAACCCTGGTACCCACCTCCGCGTTCGGCCTGCATGCCCTGGTCCAGGCCGCCCGCATCGTCAATGCCCTGCCCACCGGATTGAGCCGCGCGGCAACCAAGCTCGGTGGCAACCTGCGCCTGCACGATTCACTGCCGGTGCGTGAATACCCACAGGGACGGACACAGCTGCATGGGACCGATCATCAGTCGTGA